CAATATCtataatatatcaatatataattatgctttataattccatatacatttttaattacacACAATTTAACGTTTCCATTTAACACACATTGGTGGTTTTGTTTGTTCTGCCTAATCTAAGCTTTTTGTTTGAACACAATGTGTAATAAtatgtcatgtttaaagtttTACCTTTATTGCCATAAAAGTATGTAAGAAACAAGGAGAATTAATGGCAGCTGAGATGGATATTGTGTAGGTCACAATCCAAAGGTATAGCCAAATAGCATTGTCCTGTTTGTTCGAGCCAGTGACCCAAAAGTTGGTTCTGCCATATTAATATACTTAGATAAGTCTGAATGCAATAGAAAAGCAAAATATACTTCTTGGATTGCTTATGCCCCACCCATTGCATATCCCTACTCTCAGTCAAGGGTTTGAACAGATTGCTTTGCTGCAAGCTCTTTCTTTGTCATCATTATTATAATTTACTCATATAGCACCAGCACCTTTGTGATATCATGCAGTCACCTGCCTTTTCCGGCACCACCGTGGCAAAGCCACTGCCTGTAATTCCAAGCTATAGAAAATGTTTCCATCAGCTAAAATATTCATTTGCTTTGTTCTACAGTAGTTTCCTTCCACTCCTCTTTATCCTGTTTTCCTGCACCCTAGGTTGTGCTTAGGATTGGACGTAGATGAAGACGCACTCGACATATTTAAAACAAACACAGAGGAGTTTGAGCTGACAAATATCGACATGATCCAGTTTGATGTCTGTTCTCTGCCCCCAGACTGCCTGTCCAAATCTGTCGACACTGTCATTATGAATCCACCTTTTGGAACAAAGCACAATAAAGGTACATTTTACAGCTGCTTGGGTGGTCGGTATAACAGCGTCTGAGAGGGTGATACTCTGTGTTAGTCTATGCGTCTGTCTGTGGTCTGCACTACAGAAATGCACAATATATCTACATATTTCAATGCATTAGCACAGAATTAGATAATGTATAGAATTGTGTCCATTATTTTGCTCACTTTTCCCTTGTCCATTGTTGTCTGCACATATATCTAAAAAGGAAGTCAGGGCCCTTAAATTGCCCATTTGTTGCCATTCTTTAGGTATGGATATGACTTTCCTCAGGACTGCACTGCAGATGGCAAGGAATTCAGTGTATTCTCTGCATAAAACATCAACGCGGGAGGTAAGTACACCTCATTTAGAGTGTAGTGGTTTAGAGTTGGACTGGgttacctggggcccaccaaCCAGCCACCGCCCTTTTCGCTCCACTTTTACAAATTAAAGATGGGTGTTTGTTCCACAGTGAAGGTGTGGTGGCTGCCTTATGGGCAGGTGGCAGAGTCCAACAAGGTCGGAGTCTGCTGGATTTTTTCCAGTGAATGTAAACTTGAttagagtgctattctaagcacacTTGGAatttacattcataatttttgttCAAGTTTCAGACATATTAAAAGCATTCTGGTGTGATTTTTCTGGTGAacttgcatagcaaataattcactctaccatttaaagttttattcttgaaccaacaaatttttttttttttagttgtaatattgctgtgtaggcgccatctcagtgcattgtgcctgagtctgagctttcagaaggagccagcgctacacattagaactgctttcaggtaacctattgtttctgctactaccatgtaactggaggagtcccaagccggacttggatttcttactattgagtgctattctgatacctactcggagctgctatcttgctcccttcccattgttctgctgatcggctgctgggaggggttggatatcactccaagttgcagtgtagcagtaagtgtgactgatgtttatcagagcacagatcaattggctgtggcaccctgggaaattaggaatatggctagccccatataaATTTTCAAGAAATCGGTctgcacttttgaaaaacagatttcaatgcagaattctgccagagaagctctattaactcatatgttttcccataacagtattcctctAAGGGTATTGTGTACTTTTAAtttgaatgaattttgttacaacagcgccacatGACTGTATTGAGGATtgacaaataacagaaagatgtcggtctgatgttcttctgtttagaaaaaaacattagaaaccccACATATTTCTTAAGCAGAAGAACATTGCCTTATTTTCTTGACTATATCATGGTCAGAAACAGACCAGCAGGTGGCTCTGTTGTCAaaataaaagtacacattctccttgtttttgaatcttgaaaaaaaaaaaaatgcaaaagtacTTAGAACAGCATTCAAATTTTACATTAACTTATTTCAAAAAGTTTACTTTATTTTAAGAGATCACACTGACCCTGTTTTAACTGTCCGTATTAGTGGTGTTCAGCTCATCACAAAAAGCTGTATTTTGATGCTCAGTCATACCATGCTGACACTGACACTGGGGCTGTGGCTGATACATGCATTTgctacaaagaaagaaaaaaaaaaaaaacactcccaaGGGCAGACTTTTGTAGCAGTCACCCACAGGAATAGTAGAAATTGTTGGCCACAAAAACTCTTCGGGGATTGTCAAATGACCTCTGTGATTAATTGTGTGGGCTGCCAGCATGCATCAGGTTCTTTATTTAGATATTGTGTCTTCAGCATAAAATTCATTCTTGTTGCGCCCCTGGCAGCCACCCACTTCAAATCTGAGCCCCTGCTCAGAGGCTGCCAGAAGCCACATTAAAGAGGGAGGCAATTTGTTCTGCgttggttgggtatcactgcctTAGAAAGTTATTTagggacagttttttttttttgttttttttttagcagatgttTGTTCCAGTTTAGTAGCCCATATTTTAACTGAACTAGACCAGTAGAAGTAAAACAAATGACTGGCTACTGAGCCAGGGTGTATATATGCTAGTACATACACCTTTTAGTAAACTGTTGTACAGCATACACTGGGAACTGTAACTATCCTTTTATCTTATCAACGCTTTCCATCTGGGTTGCTTTGCAGCACATCAAAAAGAAAGCTACTGACTGGAATGTTAAGATGGAAATAATTGCAGGTAAGGTATATTGTGTTCAGTTTATTACATAGACAAAAAAGGGGGTAGTTAACATTCAAATTAAGTTTATGTACAgcatgtttgaattttttttttatagtttttgaattttgtcttttcagcttttaaatgggggggtcactgaccccagaatcCAATAAacttgctcagtgaggctacaattttaccgttagtttcttttctttctattgagtgctagggtaatttagactctagcaaccacatagctggtAAAACTCCAAAAtggaaagctaaataattaagaaACCACACAAgatgaccaactgcaagttgtctcaaaatatcactccctacagcatactaaaagttaaattaaaggtgaacaacccctttaaggcactTTTGGAATGTAGCTGATTAAAGGAAGTActtcagcttaaaggaacagtaacactaaaaaaagagctttaaagtaataaaaatataatgcactgttgccctgcactggtaaaactggtgcgtttgctacagtaacactaccataatttatataataagctgctgtgtagccacgggggcagcatTCTAACtggaaaaatgagaaaaggcacaggttacatagcagataacagataaaacactattgtattctacagagcttatctgttatctgctatgtgcctgtgccttttctcctttgaatggctgcctccatggctacatagcagcttatttatataaattacagtagactttctgaagtaaacacacaacttttaccagtgcagggcagcagcacattatattttagttacttttatacactttcattttttggtgttactgttcctttaagccatttGGAAGCttccttttatatataaatgcaagaTTAATCCTCTATCTTTAAAA
The genomic region above belongs to Xenopus tropicalis strain Nigerian chromosome 9, UCB_Xtro_10.0, whole genome shotgun sequence and contains:
- the mettl5 gene encoding methyltransferase-like protein 5 (The RefSeq protein has 1 substitution compared to this genomic sequence): MKLKELEGCLQQVDVFENPKLLLEQYPTRPHIAACMLYTIHNTFNDIEDKVVADLGCGCGVLSIGAAMLGAGLCLGLDVDEDALDIFKTNTEEFELTNIDMIQFDICSLPPDCLSKSVDTVIMNPPFGTKHNKGMDMTFLRTALQMARNSVYSLHKTSTREHIKKKATDWNVKMEIIAELRYDLPASYKFHKKKSVDIEVDFIRFAFN